Proteins encoded by one window of Labrus bergylta chromosome 2, fLabBer1.1, whole genome shotgun sequence:
- the selenom gene encoding selenoprotein M — protein MWLIVLAGLLHCASAYDVDLKKLEGLAKARVESCGGUQLNRLREVKAFVVDDIPLYHNLVMKHIAGADPELVLLNHYHEELDRIALSDMTRSEINELLGKLGFYKKAQAQEEVPEEFRFSPAKDSPFKDKPQHKPAAESKPSEPASEAQRTDL, from the exons ATGTGGCTGATCGTGTTGGCCGGTTTGCTCCACTGCGCCTCGGCCTACGATGTGGATCTGAAGAAACTGGAGGGGCTGGCGAAGGCGAGGGTGGAg TCGTGTGGTGGATGACAGCTGAACAGGCTCAGAGAG GTCAAAGCCTTTGTGGTCGACGACATTCCTCTCTA CCATAACCTGGTGATGAAGCACATTGCTGGGGCCGACCCTGAGCTCGTCCTTCTCAACCACTACCATGAAGAGCTGGAT CGGATCGCTCTGTCGGACATGACCCGCTCGGAGATCAACGAGCTGCTCGGGAAGCTCGGCTTCTACAAGAAGGCTCAGGCCCAGGAGGAGGTGCCTGAGGAGTTCCGCTTCTCTCCAGCTAAAGACAGCCCGTTTAAAGACAAGCCGCAGCACAAACCGGCTGCAGAGAGCAAACCATCAGAACCGGCCTCAGAGGCCCAGCGCACAGATCTATAA